In Leptolyngbya sp. CCY15150, a single window of DNA contains:
- a CDS encoding succinylglutamate desuccinylase/aspartoacylase family protein: MSDVNVSRDTKGGVEERSPLGRQPGTAIAIGGVEVLPGRKQRLELPIARLPTQTLLSLPVTVINGRYQGPCLWLSAAIHGDEINGVDIIRQVLTQVKPHRLHGRLIAVPIVNMFGFIEQSRYLPDRRDLNRSFPGSKRGSLAARLAHLFMTEVVAHCDYGIDLHTASFHRVNWPQVRGDFSNAKTYAVAKAFGAPIIIHSSMRDGSLRQAAANRGIPVLLYEAGEALRFDQDAIATGVTGILQVMSALGMYSSPILHPSVDPIEVQETKWVRASRSGMLHPAVTLGQSIQKKQSLGFITDAFGDRTSKIDSPYNGIVIGHTNNPLVNQGDGLFHLAVTES, from the coding sequence ATGAGTGATGTCAATGTCAGCAGGGATACAAAGGGTGGAGTCGAAGAGCGATCGCCCCTCGGTCGTCAGCCGGGGACGGCGATCGCGATTGGTGGAGTGGAGGTGCTGCCGGGACGCAAGCAGCGTCTAGAACTTCCCATTGCCCGTCTACCGACGCAAACGTTACTCAGTTTACCGGTGACGGTGATCAATGGGCGCTATCAAGGGCCCTGTCTTTGGCTGAGTGCCGCTATTCATGGCGATGAAATTAACGGTGTGGATATTATCCGCCAAGTGCTGACCCAGGTAAAACCCCATCGCCTGCATGGACGGCTGATTGCCGTTCCCATTGTCAATATGTTTGGCTTTATCGAACAATCGCGCTATCTACCCGATCGCCGCGACTTAAATCGATCTTTTCCTGGCTCCAAGCGCGGCTCCTTGGCAGCTCGCCTCGCCCATTTGTTTATGACTGAGGTGGTCGCCCATTGCGACTACGGCATTGACTTACATACCGCCTCTTTTCATCGCGTCAACTGGCCTCAGGTGCGCGGCGACTTCAGCAATGCCAAGACCTATGCGGTAGCGAAGGCCTTTGGGGCACCCATTATCATTCATTCATCCATGCGGGATGGTTCCCTGCGACAAGCGGCAGCCAATCGCGGCATCCCAGTGCTGCTCTACGAAGCTGGGGAAGCCCTACGGTTTGACCAAGACGCGATCGCTACCGGCGTGACGGGCATTTTACAGGTGATGTCGGCATTAGGGATGTATAGCTCACCTATCCTTCATCCTTCAGTTGATCCCATCGAGGTGCAGGAAACGAAATGGGTGCGGGCGAGTCGAAGCGGAATGCTGCACCCAGCAGTGACTTTAGGACAGTCGATTCAGAAAAAACAATCTTTGGGCTTCATCACGGATGCCTTCGGCGATCGCACCAGTAAAATTGATAGTCCCTACAACGGCATTGTCATCGGTCACACCAATAATCCCTTAGTCAATCAAGGCGATGGTCTATTTCATCTCGCGGTGACTGAGTCCTAG
- a CDS encoding group 1 truncated hemoglobin has translation MTTLFDQLGGAAAVDLAVDKFYERVLQDDRIKHFFANVNMTKQRAHQKAFLTYAFGGTDKYDGRYMREAHQELVKHHGLNSEHFDAVAEDLMITLEELGISEDLRAQVAAIAAAPQHKRDVLNQ, from the coding sequence ATGACGACCTTATTTGACCAACTAGGTGGCGCAGCAGCAGTAGATTTAGCCGTCGATAAATTTTACGAGCGCGTGCTCCAGGATGATCGCATTAAGCACTTCTTTGCCAACGTGAACATGACCAAGCAGCGAGCACACCAAAAGGCCTTCTTGACCTACGCCTTTGGCGGCACCGATAAGTACGATGGCCGCTATATGCGCGAAGCCCATCAAGAACTCGTCAAACACCATGGACTAAACAGCGAGCACTTTGACGCCGTAGCCGAAGACTTGATGATCACCCTTGAGGAATTGGGAATCTCAGAGGACTTGAGAGCCCAAGTGGCTGCGATCGCTGCTGCCCCTCAGCACAAGCGGGATGTGTTAAATCAATAG